The genomic window AACCAGTTCGACTGAACTTTTGTGGTTCGCAAGCAACGAACCTGCTCTCAGCTATGGAAATAACACAACGGAGGATACCGTGAAGAAGTTGTTCATGATTTTGGGCCTCTGCACCCTGGTCGCCTGTGCACACAGCCCGATTCAGATTCAGGTGCGACCGCAAGTGGAAGTGGCTCCCAGTGTGATTGGCAGCGGCTATACGCTCAGTGTGCGCGGAGGCAATAAGCTGCCCGGCGGCGGACTCGGTTCCCTCGGCGGGATTTATGCCGATAGCTCCAATGTCCGGCTCGCCAATAATGTCGAGGATGCACTCGCCGAGACCCTGGCCGAGGGCTTTGCCGAGTGGGGTTTCCGCACGGTCCCTGCTGCAGATCCTTCAGCGCGGGTGCAGGTGGTCGCAAACCTGACTGGGCTGAAATACGACAGTCCCAATAAGCTCTACACCAGCAAGGTGGACAGTGAGGCACAGATCCAGCTGGAGGTCAGGATTGGCGGCGCCACTTACTTTGGCACCTACCGTTCCAGCGGCAAAGATCGCAACCTGATCAAACCCAGCAAGGAAGAAGTGGAAGCCCGCTTGAACCAGTTGCTCAGCGCCACGCTGCAGCGTGCGTTTGAGGATGAAAAGCTGAAGATGTTCCTGCAAGCCAATCTCTGATGCTTTGGCAGAAGTCGGACAGTAAACGGAATGCGTCGTCGTGACTGAATTCGATCCCGAGTCGACAGAGCCCCTGGGGGCACTGTCAGAGCTTTCCGCTGGATCGGAGCGGATACCGCACCTGCTGCCGGGTGCGGCCGAGGTGGCTCTGGCGGAGGTGGCTGACGGCGTGATCGTCACCGACGCCGCCGGCAGGGTGACTTACTGTAATCCCCTGGCCGGTGAGTTGATCGGCGGCGCCCTGGCCCTGAAGCCGGGGCGCTTTCTCGACGACGGCCTGAAGCTGGCTGACACCGAGGGCAAACCGCTGCCACCGTTGCTCGCCGGCAGCGGTGACCGCGAGGGGGGAGCCCTCGCCGACGGGCGGGAATTCATCGCCGCCATCCCACGCACCGATGACCTCGGTGAGGTATTGCTCGAGGTGTCGGTGCAGGTGCAGACGGTACGCGCCGAAGGTGAGGTCACCGGGTTTGTGGTGGTGATGCGCGAAGTCTCCGAAGAGCGCCGCCTGTTTTCCCGTATCAGCTGGCAATCCAGCCACGACAGCCTCACCCACCTCCCCAACCGCCAGTACTTTGAGAGCGAACTCCAGCGTGCGCTCGCAAACTGTAAGGACCGGCGGCAGCACCATGTGCTGCTGTATCTCGATATCTACCAGTTCAAGGTCGTGAATGACACGCTGGGTTACGCCGCGGGTGATCAGCTGATTCGCCAGCTGGCGGATCAGCTGCGCCAGAGCCTGTCCCCTGAAGATGTGTTTGCCCGGGTAGGCAGCGATGAATTCGCGGTCCTGTTGCGCGACTGCACCATCGAGGAAGCCCGGCGCGTGGTGGTACGACTGCGGGAGGCAGTGCAGGGCTTTGTCTTTACCTGGGACGGCCGTGAAAGCCGCGTCGCCATCTCCATCGGTGCCGTGGCCGTCGATCGCGCCTCGCCTCCTGCCGGTCAGCTGCTGGCCTCTGCCAACGACGCCTGCTGTGCGGCTCGGGAGCAGGGGCGCAACCGGGTCAAACTGTTCAGCGATTCGCGCCGGGTGCTGGAAAAGCGCCGGCAGAGTACCTGGGTGGCCGAGATTCACGCGGCGTTACGTGAGGAGCGACTGTTGCTGTATCGGCAGCCGGTGGTGGCTTTGCAGCATGAAGACCGGCTGCACCACTATGAGGTGCTGGTGCGGATGCGCGGGCGCGATGGCGATGTGATTTCTCCGGGGGATTTTCTGCCCGCGGCAGAGCGCTATGGACTGATCGAAGAGGTGGATCGCTGGGTGATCCGCCGGATTTTCGACTACATGGCAGTGGAGCAGCGCCACGGTCTGACCGGGCACAGCTACGCCATCAATATCTCCGGCCTGAGTCTCGGCGACGAGTTCTTTGCCGACTTTGTGCTGGAAGCGCTCACAGAGGCCGGGGTGCCTCCCTCCCGAGTGCAGTTCGAGATTACCGAGACCAGTGCCATCAACAATCTGGAGCGGGCGCTGGTATTCATTCACAAGTTGCGTGCGGCGGGATGTACCTTTGCACTGGATGACTTCGGGCGTGGTGCGTCGTCGCTCGCCTACCTGCGCCAGCTCCCGGTGGATTTCCTCAAGATCGATGGCAGCTTCGTGCGCAACATGCTCGACGACGAAATCGACAGCGCTATTGTCAGTACCGTCAATCACCTGGCGAAGTCCATGGGTATCAGCACGATCGCCGAGTACGCCGAGACCCCGGAATTGATCGGGCAGCTTCGGCTACTCGGGGTGGATTTCGCCCAGGGGTTTGGTATCGCCGCGGCGACCGACCTTCCCATGCTGGAGGGAGAGGGCGCCTGAGGCGCCCGAATCGAAAGCTGGGTTTACGGAGAACAGTTACCTGCTACTCGGCGTCGCGGGCTTCCACTTCTGCCGTGAGCAGTTCGCCGTGCTGGTCCGGGCGCAGTCGCGGCCCATACTGGCTGACCACCTGGCCGGCGGCCCGGCAGGCCAGTTCGCCGGCCTCCTCGAACGACATCCCCCGATTGATGCCATACAGGAAGGCGCCGGCAAACATGTCCCCGGCGCCGTTGGTGTCGATGGCGTGTACCTTGGGGGCCGCGACACGGTATTCGCGTTCACCGTCCCAAAGCAGTGCGCCCTCTGCTCCCAGGGTGATGGCAAAGCTGCGGCAGTGTGCTTTCAGGCCCTCGGCAGCGGCTGCAATGCTGTCCGTGCCGCTAAAGCCCAGTGCCTCGTCCCGGTTGCAGAACAACAGGTCCACTCCATCACCGATCATTTCCCGCAGGCCGTCGTGGAACAGATGCACCATCGCGGGGTCGGAGAGGCTGAGTGACGTTTTGACGCCAGCGCGCTCAGCTGCCTGGCGAAGCTCGATGGCGGCGGCCTTGCCGGTAGGGGAGGAGACCAGGTAGCCCTCGATATAGGCCCAGCGGGACGCCGACAGGGCTTCAATGTCCAGCTCTGCTGTGGACAGTCCCGCACTGATACCGAGGAAGGTATTCATGCTGCGTTCGGCGTCCGGTGTGATCAGCACCAGGCATTTCCCGGTCACCCCGGGTTCTGCTTCGCTCAGGGTGCCCGGGTAGGCGACTCCCGCGTCGGCGAGATCGGCGCGATAGAAATCGCCATTTTCGTCGGCTGCTACCTTGCAGGAATAGAAGGTGCTAAGGCCGAAATAGCTGGCGGCGATCACGGTGTTGGCGCCGGAGCCACCGCAGGCGCGCTTGGCTGTCACCAGGTGGTCGCTGAGAGCGCTGACCAGCTGGTGTTGCCGGTGGTCGTCCACCAGGGTCATCACGCCCTTGTCGACGCCGAGGCTCTGGAGGTCGTCATCGCTGACTTCAATTTCGGTATCCAGCAGTGCGGCGCCGATGCCGTAGAGGTCGTATTGGTGCATGGTGTTCCTTGGTCGTCGATGGCGGGAAAGTGCGCGGTCGGACATCTGGGCCCGTACGCGACTACCGGCCGCATTATGGCTGCCCGCCGGGCAAGTGCAAGGCGGCGGGTTTGACTTGTGGCCCCAAGACCTTATAAAACCCCGGCGCAGTGCGGCGCGACGGTCGTCGACGCTGCAGTCACACCCTATCTATAGTTGTTTAAAACGCTTGGCATCAATATGGCATCGACAAAGCGCAGACGCTCCCGGGCGTCCAGACCAGGAAGACTGCACCGCTGGATGGTGAGGCTCGGCCTCCTGGCCCTGGTGGGCGCGCTGGCGCTTGTCGCTTATATGGTTTATCTCGACGTCCAGCTGCGGGAGCGTCTCGATAGCCGCCAGTATCAGTTGCCGGCCCGCGTGTTCGCGCGTCCCTTGGTGCTGCGCGAGGGCATGGTGATGCGCCCCGATGAGCTCGCGGCCGAATTTGCCGCCTTGAACTACCGCGAGAAGCAGACCCTGACCGAGCCCGGCCAGTGGACTCGTGCGGGGATGGATTATCGTGTCTGGCGCCGGGACTTTGTGCATGCGGATGGCCGCGAGCCCGCCGAGGTGGTCAGCTTCCGCTTGCGCAACGACGAACTGAGCGGTCTACAGGGCGAAAGCGGTCAAAAGCTGCGGGAATTCCGACTGGATGCCGCGACGATTGGTACCTTGCTCGGTGGTGGCGACGACCGCAACCCGGTGCGCTTTGCCGACATCCCGCCGCTGCTCGCCAACACGCTGATCGCGGTTGAGGATCAGGATTTCCTTCATCACTTTGGTGTTTCCCCGCGCGGTATCGCGCGCGCCATGGTTGCCAACCTGCGCGCCGGTGGGGTGGTGCAGGGGGGCTCCACCATTACTCAGCAGCTGGTGAAGAACATCTTCTTCGACCACAAGCCGAGCCTCTGGCGCAAGTTCAATGAGGCACTGATGGCAGTGCTGATGGAGCTGCACTACGACAAGCCCTATATCCTGCAGGAGTACATCAATGAGGTATGGCTCGGGCAGCAGGGCAGCCGCGCGATTTATGGTTTCGGGCTGGCGTCCGAGTTCTATTTCCAGAAACCGCTGGATACGCTCGAACCACATGAGATGGCGCTGCTGGTCGGGCTGGCGAAAGGTGCCTCCTACTACAACCCGTGGCGCAATCCGGAGCGGGCGCTGGAGCGACGCAATACCGTGCTGGAAGTGATGCAGAAGCATGAACTGATCAGTGCGGATGAACTCGACCGCTACCGGGCCCTGCCTCTCGGCGTCGCCAGTGTGGCCGGTGCGGCACAGAATCCCTACCCGGCATTTACCGAGCGGCTGCTGCAGGAACTCCGTCCCTTCTATTCCTACGAGGAGCTCCGCACTGCAGGGCTGCGTGTCTACACCAGCCTGGCGCCTTCGGTGCAGAAACTGGTTGAGGACGCGGTGAGCAGTCGTGCCGAGCAACTGGAAAAAGACCGCGGAATCCAGGCGGACTCCCTGCAGGCGGCCACCGTCGTCGTCGACAACGAGACCGGCAATGTGCTGGCCATGGTCGGTGACCGGCGCCCCAGTTACCCCGGTTTCAACCGTGCGCTCGAGGCGCGGCGACAGGTGGGTTCCCTGATCAAGCCGGCGGTATTCCTGACGGCGCTGGAGAGACCACACCAGTACAACCTGGCCACATTGATCGAGGACGCCCCGATTCGGGTCGAGGCGCCGGATGGGCAGGTGTGGATGCCGTCCAACTTCGGCAACCAGAGTCACGGTCCCACGCCGCTGTATCTCGCCCTGGCCAAGTCCTACAACCAGGCCACAGCGAGGCTCGGTCTCGATCTGGGCATCGAGAATGTGCGCCAGACCATCCGTCGTCTCGGGGTACAGGCTGACCTGCCGCGGGTGCCGTCACTGTTCCTCGGTGCAGTGGAGCTGACCCCCTTTGAAGTGGCGGGTATGTACCAGACCTTCGCTAATGGCGGTGAGAATGTGGAACTGCGTACCCTGCTGGCAGTGTCGGACGCGCAGGGTGAGCAGGTGCAGAAATTCCGTCGCAAGGCCGATCGCAACGTGGATGCGGTGCCGGCGTTTCTGCTCCGTTACAGCCTCGAGCAGGTGATGCGCGAGGGAACCGGCAAGAGCGCCATGCGCAGTCTGCCGGGTAGTGTGGCCTTCGCCGGCAAGACCGGTACCACCAACGACTACCGCGACAGCTGGTTCGCAGGCTTCTCGCCGGATGTGACGGCCGTAGTCTGGCTGGGTCGGGACGACAATGAGCGCACCAGCCTCACGGGGGCGACCGGCGCCCTGACCGTCTGGACCGAGATCATGCGCAAGCTGCCCCACCGGCACGGGCGGGTGGGGGCTCCGCGTGGGGTTGAATACAAGACGGTCAACGACCGGGGCCAGTTTATGGATCCCCGCTACTGTGAGGGTGGCCGCAACATGCCCTTCTCCTTTGAGACCCGGCTGGAACCCGCCCCCGAATGCGCTGGCCGCGACCGTTTCCGCTGGTTCCGGGATTTCTTTGGTGATGACCGCGGGGAAACAGACGAGACTGCACCGGTCGAGGAAATGACACCCGGCTGGGGTGTGGATCCGCGCGAGCAGCAGCGAGAGCAGGAGCGTGAGCGACAGCTGCAGGAGCAGCTGCGCCGTGATGACGAGACGCAGCAGCCTGGGGAATTTGAGCAGGCACCGCTGTTCGAGGAGGAGCCTCAGCAATTCGAAGAGGAGCCTTTGCAATTGCCCCGCGGAGAGGAAGAGGAGTTGCGGGAGCAGCAGGAGATCCGCAGCCAGGATGACACGGGAGTGCCGGTGGAGGAGGCTCAGCCCTGGTCGGACGAGGATCAGTGGCCATAACCTGAAATCTGCGTGGACAGCTGCTCGCTGTCCACGCTTTATCTTTTCTCTTTACCCCTACTCTTTATCTCCACTCTGCAGCGAGTTGATACCTCGCTGCTACGCTGCTATTAGTGCTAGTGCCGCTGTAATCGATCGTAATGACCTGGGCTGGGGGTGTGAATTACTTCCTGCTACTATCAGTCATCGATAAAAATAAAAACGCTGGCGCTGCTTTTGCAAGATTTCCCGCTTTCCGCTTCCACAGTATTGCTCATAGTCTGCACGGCCGTGAGCTTCGCAGCCCTGTTTCTGTCTCCCCGATTGTTGGAGCAGTGTGCTTTTCAACCTTACGAAGTGTGGCGTGGACGCAAGCGCGATTCGCTTTACCTTGCCGGCTTCGTCCATGCCGACCTGCTGCATCTCGGCGTGAATATGTGGTGTCTCTGGCTCTTTGGGCAGCCACTGGAGATGCGGATCGGGGGTATACCCTTCACGGTACTCTTTGTGCTCGCTCTGGTGGGTAGTCATCTGCCAACTTTGTACAAGGAGCGTAATAACCCACGGTATGCGAGTGTTGGTGCGTCGGGTGCGATCTCCGGCGTTATTTTTGCCTATATCGTTTATTACCCGCAGTCAGAATTCTTCCTGTTGTTTTTCCCCGTTCCCATTAAAGCCTGGTTGTTCG from Microbulbifer aggregans includes these protein-coding regions:
- a CDS encoding adenosine kinase, with the translated sequence MHQYDLYGIGAALLDTEIEVSDDDLQSLGVDKGVMTLVDDHRQHQLVSALSDHLVTAKRACGGSGANTVIAASYFGLSTFYSCKVAADENGDFYRADLADAGVAYPGTLSEAEPGVTGKCLVLITPDAERSMNTFLGISAGLSTAELDIEALSASRWAYIEGYLVSSPTGKAAAIELRQAAERAGVKTSLSLSDPAMVHLFHDGLREMIGDGVDLLFCNRDEALGFSGTDSIAAAAEGLKAHCRSFAITLGAEGALLWDGEREYRVAAPKVHAIDTNGAGDMFAGAFLYGINRGMSFEEAGELACRAAGQVVSQYGPRLRPDQHGELLTAEVEARDAE
- a CDS encoding YajG family lipoprotein, with the protein product MKKLFMILGLCTLVACAHSPIQIQVRPQVEVAPSVIGSGYTLSVRGGNKLPGGGLGSLGGIYADSSNVRLANNVEDALAETLAEGFAEWGFRTVPAADPSARVQVVANLTGLKYDSPNKLYTSKVDSEAQIQLEVRIGGATYFGTYRSSGKDRNLIKPSKEEVEARLNQLLSATLQRAFEDEKLKMFLQANL
- a CDS encoding EAL domain-containing protein; amino-acid sequence: MTEFDPESTEPLGALSELSAGSERIPHLLPGAAEVALAEVADGVIVTDAAGRVTYCNPLAGELIGGALALKPGRFLDDGLKLADTEGKPLPPLLAGSGDREGGALADGREFIAAIPRTDDLGEVLLEVSVQVQTVRAEGEVTGFVVVMREVSEERRLFSRISWQSSHDSLTHLPNRQYFESELQRALANCKDRRQHHVLLYLDIYQFKVVNDTLGYAAGDQLIRQLADQLRQSLSPEDVFARVGSDEFAVLLRDCTIEEARRVVVRLREAVQGFVFTWDGRESRVAISIGAVAVDRASPPAGQLLASANDACCAAREQGRNRVKLFSDSRRVLEKRRQSTWVAEIHAALREERLLLYRQPVVALQHEDRLHHYEVLVRMRGRDGDVISPGDFLPAAERYGLIEEVDRWVIRRIFDYMAVEQRHGLTGHSYAINISGLSLGDEFFADFVLEALTEAGVPPSRVQFEITETSAINNLERALVFIHKLRAAGCTFALDDFGRGASSLAYLRQLPVDFLKIDGSFVRNMLDDEIDSAIVSTVNHLAKSMGISTIAEYAETPELIGQLRLLGVDFAQGFGIAAATDLPMLEGEGA
- the mrcB gene encoding penicillin-binding protein 1B is translated as MVRLGLLALVGALALVAYMVYLDVQLRERLDSRQYQLPARVFARPLVLREGMVMRPDELAAEFAALNYREKQTLTEPGQWTRAGMDYRVWRRDFVHADGREPAEVVSFRLRNDELSGLQGESGQKLREFRLDAATIGTLLGGGDDRNPVRFADIPPLLANTLIAVEDQDFLHHFGVSPRGIARAMVANLRAGGVVQGGSTITQQLVKNIFFDHKPSLWRKFNEALMAVLMELHYDKPYILQEYINEVWLGQQGSRAIYGFGLASEFYFQKPLDTLEPHEMALLVGLAKGASYYNPWRNPERALERRNTVLEVMQKHELISADELDRYRALPLGVASVAGAAQNPYPAFTERLLQELRPFYSYEELRTAGLRVYTSLAPSVQKLVEDAVSSRAEQLEKDRGIQADSLQAATVVVDNETGNVLAMVGDRRPSYPGFNRALEARRQVGSLIKPAVFLTALERPHQYNLATLIEDAPIRVEAPDGQVWMPSNFGNQSHGPTPLYLALAKSYNQATARLGLDLGIENVRQTIRRLGVQADLPRVPSLFLGAVELTPFEVAGMYQTFANGGENVELRTLLAVSDAQGEQVQKFRRKADRNVDAVPAFLLRYSLEQVMREGTGKSAMRSLPGSVAFAGKTGTTNDYRDSWFAGFSPDVTAVVWLGRDDNERTSLTGATGALTVWTEIMRKLPHRHGRVGAPRGVEYKTVNDRGQFMDPRYCEGGRNMPFSFETRLEPAPECAGRDRFRWFRDFFGDDRGETDETAPVEEMTPGWGVDPREQQREQERERQLQEQLRRDDETQQPGEFEQAPLFEEEPQQFEEEPLQLPRGEEEELREQQEIRSQDDTGVPVEEAQPWSDEDQWP
- a CDS encoding rhomboid family intramembrane serine protease, with the translated sequence MQDFPLSASTVLLIVCTAVSFAALFLSPRLLEQCAFQPYEVWRGRKRDSLYLAGFVHADLLHLGVNMWCLWLFGQPLEMRIGGIPFTVLFVLALVGSHLPTLYKERNNPRYASVGASGAISGVIFAYIVYYPQSEFFLLFFPVPIKAWLFGVLYLAYSAYAGRDRSSRINHDAHFWGALIGLVFVLFTDPAAWARLL